Proteins encoded within one genomic window of Gigantopelta aegis isolate Gae_Host chromosome 2, Gae_host_genome, whole genome shotgun sequence:
- the LOC121387774 gene encoding uncharacterized protein LOC121387774, protein MGQVPQPIMLKAVKEVIEDGKTIRKTANDYGLSRSALCRYVKKYKTNPDCSLTPNYKHSNVFTHEKEQMLVDYLQMASKMFFGLTPIKTRQLAYEMAERNGLKMPDQWKDKKLAGRTWLTNFLKRNPMLSIRSPEATSLARASAFIRHTVKVFFDVLEVLIKKLGVTGARIFNLDESGFTTVQKVPKVISVKGQKQVGQITSRERGELVT, encoded by the coding sequence ATGGGTCAAGTGCCCCAGCCAATAATGTTAAAGGCAGTGAAGGAAGTCATTGAAGATGGTAAAACAATTCGTAAAACTGCAAATGACTATGGACTCTCCAGAAGTGCACTCTGCAGATATGTTaagaaatataaaacaaacccAGACTGTTCATTGACACCTAATTACAAACATAGCAATGTTTTTACACATGAGAAGGAACAAATGCTTGTTGATTACCTGCAAATGGCATCTAAGATGTTCTTTGGACTTACCCCTATCAAGACCAGGCAACTGGCATATGAAATGGCTGAACGAAATGGCTTAAAAATGCCAGATCAGTGGAAAGACAAGAAGCTGGCAGGAAGAACATGGTTGACCAATTTCCTCAAAAGGAATCCCATGCTTTCCATAAGGAGTCCAGAGGCCACCAGTTTGGCCAGGGCATCTGCTTTCATTCGCCATACAGTTAAGGTATTCTTCGATGTCCTGGAGGTGTTAATTAAGAAACTGGGGGTGACTGGAGCTAGGATTTTTAACCTTGACGAGTCCGGATTTACCACAGTTCAAAAGGTCCCCAAGGTTATTAGTGTCAAAGGACAGAAGCAGGTCGGACAAATAACATCAAGAGAACGTGGAGAGCTTGTAACTTAG